tcttacctgcagtagacagctgTCTGAAACAACTTAATTTGGTCAGTCAAAATAGAGGAGTTAAGTTCTAAGCATGGCAGATTTTtggcatcttaaaacaactccaatttcagtgttttcagaggTTAATATGAATGCTTTTTACATTCAAATTAACCACATCTtgattttataaacctttattctGCTATCACTTTTGCATAAGGTGGTTATTTACttaaaagtctagttatttatGCTGAAAACTGTTGCAATACTTGTTCAATATgaagcattttttattattattatcaagcCAGAGTAACTATCGGATGGAGAAATAaggcagagttaaaaaaaaaagtcaatattagCATTACACTCTACCTGCCAGTCTGTTATGGACACTGTTGCTCCTTTAAAGAGCAGGCAGCTTAAACTTAAATCTGAGCTTTGGCTGAATGACACGACCCATGCTGTCAGGCGTGAGCGCTGCAGAGCTGAGCGAAAGTGGAAGGAGGACAGATTGGCGGTCTCATTTCAAATGTTAAAGGATTCCTGCCGTCATTAACATAAAATTGTGAAGgatgccaaaagaaaaaaataaaccacgtgttttatttaaaactatcgACCCTGTCCTCAAATCCTCCACAAACTGTTTGTGTGGATGCCTCCTCTGTTCTCTCACGTTTTCATTGACAAAGTCAGAACCATAATAAGGGTCTTAATTTTACCTCCTGCCTGTGAGCCATCAGTATATGTTCCTGCTTGTAGAGTTTTTGACAGGTCTGAACCTGTCTTTTCTTCAGAAAACAGTCATCTGAAGCCATTGGGTTCCCTGAATGAtactctcctcttctttttaaagaacgTTTCCCCCCACTCTGAGACCATTGGTACTTGAACTTATCAACAGCACTCTGTCCTCCGGTGTGGTCCctaatcattttaaacatgaagtAGTGCaactggaagttttaggtttttctgctccaacacacctgattcaagtggtgttttaaagtgttttacaaaTGAAATTGGATTGGATGAACAATCATGAATCATTTACTAAAATCACTTGCATTATTAACCTTGTGGAGTTTTTtctcacattaaaataaatatttgaagtccAGCATGTTTATCAGACCCTCATATGCTTATGACCTCTGTAACAACTTGAAGCCTTGTCTAATCTGACTCACTGATGCATCACTAGTGATTTTGCTCGGACAACACTTGTATGTGCAGCTCTTACCAATAACAACCATGACCGTCTTGATGAGTTTGATGGGAGTCTTCTTGCGGTTGAATGAGCCATTGGTGTGCTGCTCCATCGTCGAAATCTTCCTCTTCACATAAATGTAAATCCTCAGGTAAATTGCCACCATGATGAGGAAAACTACCAGGTTAGAAACTGACCAGAAGACCACGTAGCTCTTGCTAAAGATGGGAGCGAGCCGGGAACACTGACTGATGTCGCAGATGCAGTTCCAGCCAAGCCTGGGCACAGCGCCCATGAAGATGGAGATGGCCCAAACCAAAATGATCAGCAGTACCACCCTCCTCTTTGTCAGGTTGCTATGAACTTTCCATTTCATAACGGAAATGTAGCGCTCCAGAGCTATAACAAGCAGGTTAGCCAGCGAGGCAGAAAGGCTGACATCTAGAAGTCCTTGGCGAATGAAGTATTGTTTGACGGTAAGCGTTCGTGACACCGCACCGGTGTTAAACATGAGGTAAATATAGGCTATGCCTGCGAGGAAGTCCGAGGCAGCTAGGTTGGACAGGAGATAATAGAAAGGATAGTGGAACCTTTTGTTGGTGATGACAGCAGCTATGACCATGGAGTTGGAGACCAGGATGAAGCAGCAGAAGATCGAACCCCCAACCTGCAGGATGAGCTGGGTTTGGCTCCCCCTGTCTTCCTGGCCGCTCTTGTTGTAGAAGAAGCCCATGGACTCATTGGAATGACAGGTTATGTTGTCCTGGCCCATCTTAAAGGCAAGTCTGTGAAGCGAGAAAACTCCAAGTTAGAATGGAAAATTATTTATCAGGTTGGGTTAAGTAAAACCACCATTTTGCAACCTTAATGGCATGAATCATTATCCACTAATTGGTAATGGCACCATTTCTTAAGTGCATGACCACTGAGTGATGGAGATAGTAGCATTAGAGCTAAAACAATAATGGCCCTATTATTCTATGccaatattaatatttaatttcaattaattgaaaggagaagtgggtaaagaaagtGGAAGGACGATTTACAAAGCAAATCATGGAGTTAAAATACTTAGTGAAGTATTTGAATGTATATTTAAGTAATCCAGGTGATTAACATTACAGGATGAATGAAATGATAATAATATCAGATCAGTGCACAGTGCCAGTAGTTTTCTCCATGGCCAAATAACTTGAAGAGATTCCCCCCAGAGGACAGAACAAACACAGTGAGGCTTATTCTAAGGGTTGTCAAGAAAATAATCACAATAAGGCTGAAACGAGAATGAAAACGGGTTCAGACAATCTCTTCCTGATTAAACATTTACTTGGACACAGATCTGCGCCGAGACAAAAGTTTACTCAGTGGTTTCTTTCATTACGCAACTTTTCAAAAACTTGTTCGACCAGACTTACTAAAAGCCCTGTGATATATATCTACATgcataaaaaaaggaatcattCTATGAGAAAAGAGTAAAAGAGCGATACTttctaacacaaacaaataagaaGGAGTTAGAAGGACAGAAGAATGAGACAGGTGAGTTTACCTGCGTGGTGCGTTAGACTTCAAGGCGTTGTGAAATCCACCGAGCTCAGCAAACACCCATCGCAGCTGAAGACGGAAGAGCCGACTGGAGCAGGCTGAGGACTCCTGTCTTTGAGTTTCTGCCCGGTGACGTAAAGGGCGTCAACCtcctaacagcctccagctgaggCCGCGCGAGACGAGCTGCGAGTGCGATCCCGAGCCGGTGCTGTCTGAGGATTGAcgtttatatttatatgttatataaatatgtttatatttattaataaatcaataaacagctttttttccctgtggGTTGTTGTTTGAGCTTCACCTGGTTAAACCTGTGTTTagacagcccccccccccacacacacacacacacgcacacacacactcctcccaCACACAACTATAGGGTTccatttgtgtcaaaaaaaagtaGAAGTCATATGTGTAGTTGGTCTATGTTGTTGCTATGTGTCTTTATGTTGTTGCTATGTGTCTTCATTATCCCTTACATCCAGAACAACTTAACCACAAGTTAAGGCCGGCCCTAGGTTGTATAGGGCCCCAAGCAGAAGTTCACCTGAGGGCCCCCCCATTTCATTCAAAGTCACAGTAGCTGTCAAAAATGAGtgatttttctgtgttattcATTCCGTTTTTTGAGCAATTTCTACCTCTTTAATTGACTGTTTGGGGGTTAATGTGACTCAGACTCATCtgggtttttattaaaaattgccGTTAGAAAACAGAGAGCATCCCTCGTCTTTGTTCTCAACTAAATTTGGTGATCAGTTACATAAATTCTCCTGTTACAGGTCAGAATCTCTCAGCACAGCTCATTTGCACATGATCTTAGCGCCAACCGTTGCTTTAACACTATCCACCACTCAATTTCCTCCTCAGAATGACTCCACTTCTGTCGACTCccgtcctcacagcttttagttgccgtttctgttcagaaaaaaaagaacttcacaTTTTCACTTTTGACCTGCTGTCTCCCATTCCTGTGTTCTCCATCTGACTCGTTTACATCTgtggattattttactgactctgTATCCGCTGCGTGCCAAGACTGTCGGAAGTTATCAATGTTTCAatgtaattgttggcaacaaaacatgacttttatCATAAATGATACACGTATACAAAAATTATTACCAAAAACATAAGTCAGTTTATTCAAGTGCTCGTAGAGCCCCCCCTGCTGGCCTGGGGCCCTAaacctttaaactaaaatcttgtGTTGAAAAGAGAAAGTTATAAACAATGTTAtgtacaatctcatgtgatattgcaagatctccCGAAATCCGTTAgcactcagaaaatgtgttgggaatgactctcagctactaccataccagaTTTAACTcaatttctgtcatttttgtgtctgctaaggtcaattaactgtggtggtcatcttgaatggagCAGACTACAAAATTTAATTAACTGCACATGTACATTCAATAAtcattttgagtttcattaaaatccatccagtggttcatgagatattttgctgacaaatatgcacagaaacagacatcacccttttgcctttggcagcaggcttacttttttttttttaagaacatttaGCTCTTTactgaaatttattttgcattttttttaacctcaagtcaaatttttgttttatttataaatcaacTATTCTTACTATATTACCATTTTAACTGTGAAAAGTTCGGACTGCAGCACGAACGTTTCACATTGAAATCCTCAAACATTACGTTCCCACTTAATGCGGCGCTTTCTCCTGGGTTTTATTTGAAACCATTCAGATGTTTGCTAGTTCATGAGCTTAACAAAACTGcaattgttcaaataaatccttAAAGTTGCTAAACCTGtttgctttcagaaaaaaaaaaaaaaacttgaaacttCCCTCTTTACTCTACAATGAAAGGATTATTGCAATGCTAATAAAACGTAAAATGTCTGCACTGATAAAACTCACCCAGTTTTCAAGTTCACACAACTTCATATGATTTACTTaccacacaaatataaaaaatatcaacatttaaTATGACAACCTTTAttagacacatttattttaactttagaaaaataaattacatctAGCAATGCATTATTGCACAGCAGCAGTTGATGCAACACTGATTCAGAAAATCCTGAATCCAGTTCTTTGACACCGAAATGCTAGTGCAGACCTTTAAAAAGGACCCAGTAAACTTTCACACAGTACACTGAAATCCAGTGGATACAATtaatacattaaatattttctaataCAAGCTCCAGTTTCAAATGTGTCGCTCAAGGTCCAGATTAATGTTCAGAACAAAgaccttttttcctcttttcttttcctttcatatTGCACTTCACAGGTTGTACTCATGTAACTCCGGTTTCCGGAATTCTGCAGTGGAAGACTTGGATCTGCAAGAGTGTATCAGAGAAGTAAGGTCCTgttcccagcatcctcctcccTGAACCAGTACAGCTGGAAACGGCACAGCCTTCAGCTAATCAGTACGACTTCATCATTTGCTGGAAGTCTGtaacacacaaacgcacacaaaaaaaggatcAAATCTCTTATATAAAAGCAAAGATCAGCATATTTGCTGCATTAGGTCATTAGTGATTGACAGATTAATTCCCCTCCCCTTATAAAACAAGccatttgctttaatttacacatgaacaaaacaaaaaatgcagtaaaatgtggttttaaagctttatcGTATATCCTTgattaaacaaatttaatcaaCTAGAAAAGGGTGGAATGCTTCCTCTAGTTTAAGGgcgagtctttgcctcaagagGAGGAGTTCACGAATCCCACAGAGTTTTGTTCACATGTGATtgtaggatggagtgggagatggatcAATGAATCCGGGCATCGTCCACATTGCTCTGGTTTTGTAGCCATGAGGTATGggtcatgactgaaagaacaggATCGGGGCTGAAATGAGCAACAGCTCAGTACCGAGCCACCactcctctgcatcaaaaggagtcagctgaggtgattCAGCATCTGATTACAATCCCTCCCGGGTGCAGCTCTTGGAGGTTTTTCCAGACATGTCCCACTAGGAGGAGACCCAGGGGCAGAACTGGTTTAAGGAACTATGTATCCTCTCTAACCTGGGAAGTCTTTGGGATCCCCCAGAAGAAGCTGGAGCATCTCGCTGTGGAGAGGGATGTCTAGGTTTTCAACTCTTAAAATGTTTGCCTCTGTGGCCCGACCACaacagactgactgattgaAGAGCCGTTTTTGTATATGCAATCTTCGAGCTGCAGCACTGCGTGACAAATGTGTCACTCGCAGCTGCGACTGATGCCTTTCTGATCTTGAAATGTCTGAGCACAGGTAAAATGCGGCTTGCACATTTTGTGAAACGAACCAAAGCTTCAAATGAAATGTGTGCACGacttcattttaatatttgctaAAAGGTGAGAAATTACCATTTATTCCGTTTTCACAGAGCCAGGGGCCTGAGCCAAAAGTTCTCGGGCATTTTCTAAGAAGCCTCCTTGAACATTAAGATTTGGTTCTGATAAAGATCAGAGTCTCAGCTCAAAGCAGGTTTTTAACAGCTTTAAGTCAAGAAGAAAATgctagggaaaaaaaaagtattcacaaGAGGGACTTGTACATTACAGAAttgaaaaaatatgtaattgTGTCAATGTTACTGAGGATGCATCCTCCAggcaacacaataaaacaaccaTAAGTGAGCTAAGAACAATAAGGACACTCTgtaaatagaaaaacaacagtgacTAACTCCGTTTTACTTCTAAATCAATAGTTTTTTGCTCACGTATTTGTACCAACAGATTAATCTTAAATTACTGGCGAGTTATTTGAACAAGCTTGATAAAATACTTAAAAGCTGTTATTACAGTCATCTAATTAAGAATATCTTTCCCCGTTTTACTGATTAGAATGaacaaataactttaaaatcacAGTGCCATACTGGTTAAACCACATTTCCCTGATAGAAACTTTTCTGCTCAGTCTTTCCTTTATACACTCAAACCCGTGACTTCTTTTGTAACATATTTGGGATTTCATTTGAGAATTCTGGAAAGATAAAAGTCTCTGGACACAGCCCTGGTTCATTTCAGACACTTcctgtcattttgtttcattgagCTTGTTGCAAACAAGGCATTCAAACCAGAAACTGCTTGTTCAAACTGGTAGATTTCCTCTCAGCTCCTGCTTAAATGTTTACAGCGCTGTTGTCCGTACAACCCGTTTCTCAGAAGTTAGTTGTCacagcatgttttatttttttcttctctctccctTTATGCATGATTGGCACCGAAGCACAAAAACCTAATGAAGGGAGATAAAGATGGCTTTCAGTTCTGAGAACTGCCTCAACCTATTTAGAGAATaaattgaagaaataaaataaatcagacaatATAAACGTGTGTAAACACGTTATGCAGTTTTGTTGAATTCAAACACCAAAACTGATCTTGCCGTATTGAGCTATTTCCATGATCTTTGTAGTAAAATCTTCATAATGTAGAGCACAAAgttaaaactgtatttgtgttttgattgcattttttttttttaattcatcctCTCACTTCCACAAACCCCTGTATGTTTTGAGGATGTTCATAAAATTCAGAGGAAATTCGGAGGAAGTCGTTTCTAAGATTCTGTTccgaaaaacaaaactaatcttTTGTCTGAAGTCTAGTCATGAACAGCTTCTGTCCACAATATTCACTTTTTAGCCAAGCCACTTAATCAGTGCAAAACCACACACCATTTTTCATGAATTGCACCAGATGTATTCAAGCCAAAtgcatttataaacatttgtgTCATAGTGTGGTGCTGTGTGGTTGCGGCAGTGATCGTTACTGTCGCACTTCCATTACAGCCTTCAGTTTACTTAATAAAAGCTGCCATAATAGTTTAAAATACTTCTGCACAAGTTTTGATCCAGGAAACATCTTTGCAGGTCTTAATATGAGCAGTCAGTTCATGTGTATCACTgtaactgacagaaaaatactATAAATTAGGAAATCCCCTCACGCCCTTCAGTTCTTCTTAAGGCTCTGTACAAAGCAGAACAAGTCATCTGGTGTTGGACTTATCTCAACCACTGAAACAACCAAGGAGGCGAAGTGAAAGGAGACgtaaacatttataatttatctgtaaactgaaggaaaaaaagctttaaagtcTAGCATTTTTTAGTCTAATACATATAAAGAAAGTTCTTACACAGGGTCTTAAACTAAATGACAAATATAACTGGAGAGGAATAACAGTAAGTcacttttgattctttttttaaatagtattaACATTTTAGAGGTTTTCTAATTTAAACAATTCATTGAATTAATCATATGAATCAggctttcattttaataaaaaggtgcTCCAGAACTAAGTCTTTACTGATTTCTATTAGGGGTTGAACGACTACATATTTTTTAAGGTCGACTACATCATGATAATAGTCGAGTCGATGTCGACTAGTCGCGGTGACGTCATAGTGACGTAAGCGCAAAAACTCTTCACAACTACTTGGAGGCTTTATTAACTATTTTCACGGCAAATATTGACCCCTAGCTAGGTTcgaaaaactgtagcaaatctCTAAATCCTTCTCCGTGGACAGCAGCTAGTGGTCTCATGTCTTTGACAATGAAATTCACAAGCAAATTTGTGATTTGCTGCCGCCGGTGTCCTGTCACAGCTGGGCGTTTCATGAATGAAGTTACTGACAACTGACTGGATCGAGCCGGTTGTTCAGGAGCTAGCATTAGCGGATGccttttcaaatgactgtgCATCGCGGTCGTACTTTTGTTGTACTTCAGCAcagctttgcagattttgcatgttacggtagttaaaccagaagagtcatctttagtgaaatatttccacactGTTGACGAATTTCTACCTGTTTGACAAGATGCAGGCTTGTCCTCGATCTGTTTTGAAGACGCCATTTTGTAGCCAGTGTTCTGTCagatctgctgtcagactgtcatACACTTCTGACAGCTGATCTGATGACACTTCTAAGCACGAAGTGTCATTCTTAGCACGAACTCACGGCTATATATATGTCAGACAAGTATACACTGTCATTACCAactacaggcttttatttaatcagcagctgtcattaccacagatctttatttaatcagcaacatAACATCATAATGTATTAGTTAGATCGTCGTGACAAAGACACTCGCGAGCCGGCTAAGTGACATCCTTAGCGGGAAGGGGGCGAGTTTTAGACGGCTCGTATTTTGtagttgactgcagctgcaactccatctccttttaaaaacactgtaaaaccacaaatatgcatccatctacatatcatttaaactaatgtattaacttatttttcttgtgtcttgtgACGTATACTGTGCTGTCAGATCAGCACAGGCTGTCACCACCGGCAATCACATGACTGCGACTAGtcgacatgaaatgtaaaaactcgcGAGACGTCCTAGAGTCGACTAATTGGTTCAACCCCTAATTTCTATTAAGaaaaagggatattttggctttaaaaagaaaatagtttaaaactaaagcaTTTTTTCTCCTTAAATCTTGTATTTTCTACTTGTTTACATACTCCAATAGCtgccgtaaaaaaaaaaaaagcaaaaaaagtcaATTGCATCCAGATAAAATTTCATTCAGAGACATATCTTGTTTGCTCATCTAAAGTTTGCCTgctcagaaagacaaaaaagctcATAAAACTGCAATTTAGGCAGATAACAGGCATCAATTATCCTCAATTACTCGGTCTGTGTAATTTGACACAAGTACTAATGACAGAACTTGGCTAATTATAAAAGGCCACCA
The Kryptolebias marmoratus isolate JLee-2015 linkage group LG24, ASM164957v2, whole genome shotgun sequence DNA segment above includes these coding regions:
- the lpar3 gene encoding lysophosphatidic acid receptor 3 — encoded protein: MGQDNITCHSNESMGFFYNKSGQEDRGSQTQLILQVGGSIFCCFILVSNSMVIAAVITNKRFHYPFYYLLSNLAASDFLAGIAYIYLMFNTGAVSRTLTVKQYFIRQGLLDVSLSASLANLLVIALERYISVMKWKVHSNLTKRRVVLLIILVWAISIFMGAVPRLGWNCICDISQCSRLAPIFSKSYVVFWSVSNLVVFLIMVAIYLRIYIYVKRKISTMEQHTNGSFNRKKTPIKLIKTVMVVIGAFVICWTPGLVILLIDGLCQSCNVIKLKPWLLLLAVANSVMNPCIYSYKDKEMWLTLKNLSRCICNGTRRQRSSRANKRPLNSAQEGGNTQLSSEETKTDDILKT